A stretch of Canis lupus baileyi chromosome 7, mCanLup2.hap1, whole genome shotgun sequence DNA encodes these proteins:
- the EGFL8 gene encoding epidermal growth factor-like protein 8 has protein sequence MASRDELYNLLGGLSSLLLLMSVQGAKGGSLKESQGVCSKHMLVVPLHYNESYSQPVYKPYLTMCNGRRICSTYRTTYRVAWREVKREVQQTHVVCCQGWKKRHPGALTCDEAICAKPCLNRGVCVRPEQCQCAPGWGGKHCHVDVDECRTGVTLCSHHCLNTAGSFTCGCPQGLVLGPDGRTCAEGNLEPPTGTSVLSVAVREAEHDEHALRREIWELRGRLERLEQWARQAGAWVRAVLPMPPEELQPEQVAELWGWSDRIESLSDQVLLLEERLGACSCEDNSLGPGLNRQPIRNLSRTLAL, from the exons ATGGCGTCCAGGGATGAGCTGTACAATCTCTTAGGTGGACTCTCATCCCTCCTGCTGCTGATGTCAGTCCAGGGGGCCAAGGGTGGATCCCTCAAAGAGAG TCAGGGGGTCTGCTCCAAGCATATGCTGGTGGTCCCCCTCCATTACAACGAGTCCTACAGCCAACCAGTGTATAAGCCCTACCTGACCATGTGCAATGGAAGGCGCATCTGCAGCACCTACAG GACCACATATCGAGTGGCATGGAGGGAGGTGAAGAGGGAGGTGCAGCAGACCCATGTTGTGTGCTGCCAAGGCTGGAAGAAGCGGCATCCAGGGGCGCTCACCTGTGATGAAG CCATCTGCGCCAAGCCCTGTCTGAACCGAGGTGTCTGCGTCAGGCCAGAGCAGTGCCAGTGCGCCCCAGGCTGGGGTGGGAAGCACTGTCACGTGG ACGTGGATGAATGTAGGACTGGCGTCACCCTCTGCTCACACCATTGCCTCAACACGGCAGGCAGCTTCACCTGTGGTTGTCCCCAAGGTCTGGTGCTGGGCCCAGATGGGCGCACCTGTGCAGAGGGCAACCTGGAGCCCCCAACTGGCACCAGCGTCCTCAGCGTGGCGG TTCGGGAAGCAGAACATGATGAGCACGCCTTGAGGCGGGAGATTTGGGAGCTGCGGGGGCGCCTGGAGCGACTGGAGCAG TGGGCCCGTCAGGCTGGGGCCTGGGTCCGAGCTGTGCTGCCCATGCCACCTGAAGAGTTACAGCCAGAACAGGTGGCGGAGCTATGGGGCTGGAGCGACAGGATTGAGTCTCTCAGCGACCAGGTGCTGCTGCTGGAGGAGAGGCTAGGTGCCT GCTCCTGTGAGGACAATAGCCTGGGCCCAGGTCTCAATCGGCAGCCGATAAGGAACCTCTCCAGAACCCTGGCCCTCTAA
- the PPT2 gene encoding lysosomal thioesterase PPT2 isoform X2 yields the protein MACGELQTHPGTVVTVLDLFDGRESLRPLWEQVQGFGEAVAPIMAKAPQGVHLICYSQGGLVCRALLSVMDEHNVDSFISLSSPQMGQYGDTDYLKWLFPTSMRSNLYRICYSPWGQEFSICNYWHDPHHDDLYLNASSFLALINGERDHPNATAWRKNFLRVGRLVLIGGPDDGVITPWQSSFFGFYDANETVLEMEEQLVYLRDSFGLKTLLARGAIVRCPMAGISHTAWHSNRTLYETCIEPWLS from the exons ATGGCCTGCGGTGAGCTGCAG ACACATCCCGGGACTGTGGTGACAGTGCTTGATCTCTTCGATGGGAGAGAGAGCTTGCGACCCTTGTGGGAACAGGTGCAAGGGTTTGGAGAGGCTGTGGCCCCCATCATGGCAAAGGCCCCTCAAGGGGTGCATCTCATCTGCTACTCGCAGG GGGGCCTGGTGTGCCGGGCGCTGCTCTCCGTCATGGATGAGCACAATGTGGattctttcatctctctctcttctccacaaATGGGACAGTATGGAG ATACGGACTATCTGAAGTGGCTCTTCCCTACCTCCATGAGGTCTAACCTCTACCGGATCTGCTATAGTCCCTGGGGCCAGGAATTCTCCATCTGCAACTACTGGCATG ACCCCCACCATGATGACTTGTACCTCAATGCCAGCAGTTTCCTGGCCCTGATCAATGGGGAGAGAGATCATCCCAATGCCACTG CATGGAGGAAGAACTTTCTTCGTGTGGGCCGCCTGGTGCTGATTGGGGGCCCTGATGATGGTGTCATTACCCCCTGGCAGTCCAG CTTCTTTGGTTTCTATGATGCAAATGAGACCGTCTTGGAGATGGAGGAGCAACTG GTTTATCTGCGGGATTCTTTTGGGTTGAAGACGCTGTTGGCTCGGGGAGCCATAGTGAGGTGTCCGATGGCTGGGATCTCCCATACGGCCTGGCACTCCAACCGGACCCTTTATGAGACCTGCATTGAACCTTGGCTCTCCTGA
- the PPT2 gene encoding lysosomal thioesterase PPT2 isoform X1: protein MLGRRGLRLPPVGILLLLPFLPPPLPPAAPAPHRAAYKPVIVVHGLFDSSYSFRHLLEYINETHPGTVVTVLDLFDGRESLRPLWEQVQGFGEAVAPIMAKAPQGVHLICYSQGGLVCRALLSVMDEHNVDSFISLSSPQMGQYGDTDYLKWLFPTSMRSNLYRICYSPWGQEFSICNYWHDPHHDDLYLNASSFLALINGERDHPNATAWRKNFLRVGRLVLIGGPDDGVITPWQSSFFGFYDANETVLEMEEQLVYLRDSFGLKTLLARGAIVRCPMAGISHTAWHSNRTLYETCIEPWLS from the exons ATGCTGGGGCGCCGGGGCCTGCGGCTCCCCCCGGTGGGGATCCTGCTCCTGCTGCCGTtcctgccgccgccgctgccgcccgcagcccccgcgcCCCATCGCGCTGCCTACAAACCGGTCATCGTGGTGCACGGGCTGTTTGACAGCTCGTACAGCTTCCGCCACCTGCTGGAATACATCAACGAG ACACATCCCGGGACTGTGGTGACAGTGCTTGATCTCTTCGATGGGAGAGAGAGCTTGCGACCCTTGTGGGAACAGGTGCAAGGGTTTGGAGAGGCTGTGGCCCCCATCATGGCAAAGGCCCCTCAAGGGGTGCATCTCATCTGCTACTCGCAGG GGGGCCTGGTGTGCCGGGCGCTGCTCTCCGTCATGGATGAGCACAATGTGGattctttcatctctctctcttctccacaaATGGGACAGTATGGAG ATACGGACTATCTGAAGTGGCTCTTCCCTACCTCCATGAGGTCTAACCTCTACCGGATCTGCTATAGTCCCTGGGGCCAGGAATTCTCCATCTGCAACTACTGGCATG ACCCCCACCATGATGACTTGTACCTCAATGCCAGCAGTTTCCTGGCCCTGATCAATGGGGAGAGAGATCATCCCAATGCCACTG CATGGAGGAAGAACTTTCTTCGTGTGGGCCGCCTGGTGCTGATTGGGGGCCCTGATGATGGTGTCATTACCCCCTGGCAGTCCAG CTTCTTTGGTTTCTATGATGCAAATGAGACCGTCTTGGAGATGGAGGAGCAACTG GTTTATCTGCGGGATTCTTTTGGGTTGAAGACGCTGTTGGCTCGGGGAGCCATAGTGAGGTGTCCGATGGCTGGGATCTCCCATACGGCCTGGCACTCCAACCGGACCCTTTATGAGACCTGCATTGAACCTTGGCTCTCCTGA